The Nymphaea colorata isolate Beijing-Zhang1983 chromosome 7, ASM883128v2, whole genome shotgun sequence DNA window tgcaaattatagagctacaggagatttgttatttcaaaagtatagaacattttattggagtccatgtgccactcattgtgttaatctaatgcttcaagatcttagtgagatgcatgatataaaatcagccattgaccaatgtcaagagttaacaaaatttatctataatcatgcatatgtattgagtttgatgagaaaatttacaaaaggagttgaattaatacgacctgcacaaactagatttgccacaaatgtattgactgtgcagagtgtggtgaaacaaagaactcctttgagacagatgtttgctagtgaagaatgggctgcatatccacatgctcataaaagaaatgcttctttagttgtggatattatattcaataacgtattttgggaatcatgtgtgaagctactgaaggtttgtgttccattagttaaggtTCTCAGGTTGGCTGACGGCGAGGACAgaccttccatagggtacttatatgaggctatggacaaagcaaaagtgacaattcgagacaacttaaaggaaaagaaaaagttatatatgcccatatggaagattatagataaaaggtggactggacagcttcatcaacctcttcatgcagcagcttattatctaaatcctgcaattagattttctcctacatttaagaaggacagagaagtcatgcatggtttgttagattgtattaatgtgttagtggaagattctacagaacaagatgctgtgcacaatgagttggatctatatgatagttgttttcggaACATGTGACTACCTGTcgccgttcgagccaggacaacgatgcgtccaggtaaatacatagaaatttttaatttactttgcatttgttacatttgattcttttaaaactttcacattgatttgttatatttttgtttagatttgtggtggaataggtatgggtttgattgtccaaacctagcacgttttgcagtcaaagtcctcagccagacatgcagtgctagtggatgcgaaaggaactggagtgtgttccaacatatccatagcaaaaaaaggaataggcttgaacataaaaggttgaatgaccttgtctttgttcgatataatatgaggttgaaacaaaggtaatataggcatatagcttaattaatgtttacattttttgtacaatatatgtatatgaaattatatactaacaaattttctcttatttaatgtagagaattagaaaaatcattagcaaggaagcacacatctcagttcgatcctatcagcttggaaaattttgacgatctagagccatggattgaagaagaaccagctacaatatttgatgatgaagatcttgaatgcttcaaccttgaagctgaagcaacagaaggctttgttgatgaaggagagtctgctactgctggtgctggtgctgaatatgttggtgaagatcttccaattcttgacgatgaagaagaagaagaagatgaagatgaagattatgaatgatgaatcatgaatgagagtcaagtcaagagtgctttcattttatatgtatcaaaaacttaagagttatgaatctatggttgttgaacacttgattgaatgttttatgactttatcactttatggcttatggccttatgctttgttgaatgatattgtattattgttatgaattttgatgtttatgaatgatgaacgcgtaagtttatagcaataataagtctatcattatctcaaacatgttttctatgaacaatttattatttttaattttttctgatttattaataattttttaaaaaaaattacgatacggttacgatacgttacgatacagcgtatcttaaagcccgaccgatacggcttacgatacgcattttacaacattggctcgaagtgaaaatcaagaagatccaacacagtcatcacgaaagcaataatgaagaacagagcaacgatgcacatcggtattggggtcttatctacagtcgacgactaagggacagagatgctcacagtgaacaAGACAACATgacccaccttagaagatcccaacgcattcgtcatcccattcacaggtgggttagctatgattctttatcacttgattttcagttattcatggcaaaagttgacaaggaggaagaacctacttcatttgatcaagcatcaaaatcacatcattggagaaatgctgtgaaagaagaaatggatgccttgcatgaatgtggaacataggagatcgttccgaggccacacgaaaagaacgtagtgggctccaaatgggtatacaaaattaaatacaaacctgacggcagcatagaaagacacaaagcatggttagtagcaaaagggtttacacaacaatatggagaagattatgatgagacattcaacCTTGTGATCAAAATGgaaacaattcgcgtgattatatcattggctgttgaacatcaaatgaacatgaagaatgcttttcttcatggtgatttaagggaggaagtatatatggaacaacctccaggatacacaaaaggagactctcatgcatgggtttgcaaactaagaaaatctattgatggacttaaacaggcctcacgttcgtggtttgacagtttctcctgcaagattcaagaatgtggttttcggagatgtcctctagatcactctcttttcatttatcgaaaggaaaatatatttactttacttcttatatatgttgatggtATTGTTATCACATGCAATtcaaaaaacacatagaagaagctaaagttttgatgatgcaaaacttcaaaatgaaagagcttggtgatttacgattatttcttggagtggagattgataggcacaataatcgcttcacattgacacaacagaaatacacgttggatctacTGAAAAAGttaggtatgtctgattgtaagcctgttggaactcctagtgttctaaatcaaagactaagtgctcaagatggggagttatatgaatatcctacgcaatatcgaagtattgttggggcacttcaatatcttacatttactagtccagatattatatatgttgtgaatcatGCATCTCAacttatgcatgcacctagagatactcacatggatgttgtcaaaagaatattaagatatcttaaagggacaacaggagatggcttagtttatggtaagcgtgaaaatataactactggacatcaacttatgacattcacagatgcagattgggttggagatcccgatcaaataaagtccatttctggtttttgtattttcattgaacgtaatcttgtgtcttgaagttgtcgaaagcaaaaggcagtagcaagatccagcactgaagctgaatacagatgcatggctgcaggtactgctgaagttacatgcgttagacatttgctagaagtaaaacgtcaatgttaatgtatgataatcaaagcgctattaacattacctttaatcccatacaacatggtcgaacaaagcacattgagattgatcaacactttgttagataaaaggtggaagacaaggagattcagcctatttatgttcgtacagatgaacaagttgcagacttatttacaaaaggattaacaaaggaaggattctggtttctaaaaggcaagttgtacatggtgcaaaaccatgcacaacttgagggagggtgttaaaatataaatccttcaccagcacgttgaagaggagtctcttaggattccacctccttgtagaaagtgttaagatatttaatgtccttataacatgtgaagagtctcctaggattctatgttgtagttaatatccttgtaatatgtgaagtctcttaggtttctatgatgtagttaatatccttgctacgtcacacggatacggcagacTGGGTCGAGTATCGGTGTCGACAGGCGGACACGGGGATCCCGACACGGCGATAcggatggatacgttttggatcgggtctgggtcagacccgatccaaaccacttgtaTAACCGATTTTTTAACCCGCGTTTTGTTTTACGCACTGACATCTACCCTCGACGCTCGACCTTCGTTTACCCTCGACGGCTTCCGCAGCAGGCTGGCAGCACAGTAAggcaatggcgggcgacggcgacCTCTGGCGATCGACGGCGACTTccggtggcgtccggcggcagccagcgacagacaggtaagtgttttgtCGATTATTTTCGAtaatagaagttagggtttcaacttttatttggggattttttacattgggtattaaaatctgatttggggatgttttggtttgaagattggacggtttagaatcatattcttcaatgctatgtgcgatgttttcttttttttgtttgattttgggatttggggattttgccgttTTGGGTGTATaaccgatttggggattttgccttcgCTGTTGTTCATGATGCTAGACAATGATGAATACGTGATATCTAGatggcattaacatataatatacCATTCGTGAATGTTCCTGTTCACTGTTCACTATTCACTTCAGCCTTCTCTattgttcatgtttcttttagttttaggcTTTAACGAACTGCTTCTGTTCCTGTTCACTATTCAATCTGGCAGTACTATCATTTACCATTCTTGAATGTTCCTGTTCACTATTCAGCCTTCGTTCTGCTTCTGAATCTCTGAAGTTTTGTGACTGCAGtgcatgtttatactttgtcagtttgttgtattgttttatttcataaattttatgttcattatacgttttttccatttttttattatgtttaatctAGTATGGcgagcaaaggaaaaacagtgtctCAGTCTCAAGACTCTCAACCTACAAGTTGTGGTTCTGGATCAGCTACACCTCAGCCACCATTATGGTCATACGTGAATCTAATGGGGAAACCTCCTGGAGGCGGTGGAAATGCTTTTTTTAGGTGTAATTTTTGTGAGGGACAGTtcaatggatcatatacaagagtGAAAGCACATCTattaaaaatcagtcaaaaagGAATTCAACCATGTAAGAAAATCACTAACGAGACTTTGgctcagttgaagaaagaacaaaaagcctttgagaataagaaaagcacatcatctggatctggtttcattgacattgcttcaattttacatgatgaTATTCAGAAtcctaccaaaaaaagaaaagttgttgatgttcatcAGAAATCAATTAAGGATTCATTTAGTTTACAAGGACGGcgagaattagatctaaaagtggCGACATTTTTCTATGCTAAttgcataccatttaatgtagctagaaGTCCATATTGGAGAGACTTAGTTACATCTATTGCAAATTCTAACTTGACTGGGTATGTTCCCCCTAGTTCTGAAAGGCTTCGCACTGTACTACTAGAACAACAGATGACTCGAGTGAACAAATTGTTAAGAGTCTCAAAAGTTCACTTGGGATCAACACggagtttctattgtttctgacggctggacagatttgcaacgacgccctcttattaatttcattgcaacttcagcaaatggaccaattttcttgaaagcaatagatgcatctggtgaatacaaaagtgttgagtatttgaaaggattgtttatggaaataattgaagaagtGGGGAAAGAAAACGTTGTTCAGCTAATTACAGACAATGCACCTGTATGTAGAGCAGCTGGTATTATTGCGATAGAAAAGAAGTACCCTCATATCTTTTGGACTTCTTGTGCAGTTCATAGCTTAAATTTGGCTCTAAAGagtatatgcaatccaccaagtaaagagcaagatcctcatgcttatgaattatgttcgtggattgaagacttggaaaaggatgtgaggaacatcagaaatttcatagtaaatcatcaacatgcactttccagttataacaagcattctgatctaaaattattaagagttgcagagacacgttttgcatctctaattgttatggtcaaaaggataaaaagggtgAAAAGTGCATTGATCAGTATGGTGACTGATGATGATTGGAGTTTCTACcgtgctgatgatgatgacaaagctcaagcaatcaaaggaatgattcttgaagacaagtggtgggatcaaatcttttattttcttgcatttacaGAACCGATCTGGGAGATGTTGAgagttcttgattgtgataattcAACGTTGCACTGTGTGTATGAGATGTGGGAcactatgattgaaaaaatccaagaggttatttttaagcatgaaaaaaaaagtattgcacttgaagattcagcatttttttatcatgtgcatagaatattgattgcaagatgggataaaagtagcaatcctcttcaatgcatggcacatacattaaatcctaaatattatggaaaaaagtggCTTACAGGGGGTGttggaagaaccccaccacatCTGGATCTAGAATTATCAACAAACAGAGTAGCATGTATTAATAGGATTTTCattgatgtacatcaaaatcGCCGAgctaatgatgagtttgaaaggttTTCTACTGGAATTGGAGAAGATGTAGGTGCAACTGTAGACAAAGATAATTATCCATCTTTATCTTGGTGGATTAAACATGGAACTGCTTatcctactcttcaataccttgctttcagattgctagttcaacctgctacatcttcatgctgtgagagaaattggagtacatattcacaaatccacactataaaacgaaataatctcacaagcaaacgtgcagaaaatctggtttatgtgcattctaaccttCGGCTTCTATCACggaacaaagaagaatatagGTAAATTAGGtatatgatttattgatttagatgtttctcttcttattcgctaacatcataataattacaatttttttgtcttgtagggaaggagaaactaaatattgggacgtgaatgttgaggactttaacttagaacaagagaatgaacttgaagttgttaattcaagattcgaagaaccttGTATTCCCTCAACATCTTctattgtggaagaagaggagattggggagaacgatgatttgggcattgatgatgactagaatgatgatgaacaatgttttgtgatgattgatgaacaatgttttgtaactttctttgagactttcttgcttatgtcttagcagttatcacttttgagattggtgatgaacaatgttttgtttgagactttctttattatcatttttaatttttttgaatataatattcgccgtatccgcgtatcctaaaattttgaaaatgccgtgtccccgtacccgtacccgtatccgtgtgacatagtatccttgtaatatgtgaagtctcttagggtTTCTATGAtataattaatgtccttggagcttgtgaaatctcctaggattatacgattggagactcttagaattctggaaatgagattataaatagaggccgtgcaaaccattttggctacggctttttctcctcagcttcttcttgttttcattctctctctctctctctctctctctctctctctctctctctctcttcctgcgtgagtactgttttctggttacaaatattggtgctagatttctatcacaAGGGACcgcagtcccttatttataatacaagaaTAAAAGAGAGGAGGGGggttggctgttgggccatctccaacagctagaaatctagccattggagacaggcccaacagctagttctcctctaaaaaataataaaaaaacaaaagaaaggaaaaagtacaaaaagaaatagaaaattaCAAGCATGACCTAAGTACCCTAAActatacacatatctatatatatataagacatatattagcacactaatatatgtaatatacatatatatatatatatataggaatacatacattctaatAGTTAGTGGGTGCTTTCTGGTCACTAACTAACACAATTGTTCTTGCTAACTATTTGTGGGGTGGTTCCCACACCAAGGTTCAAAATATCAGGCATATTCTTTAGAACCAAGTTTCAAAAGACGGTAGATCCTTGTTTATATGCTTTTCACTTCACCGTTGCATTTGCTGCATAAATAAAGCTTGCTCCAACCTGATGGGCTTGAACTAATCCGAATTTCTTTTGGTCTTTCCCTTGAGATTGTCCTTTTTTGTGCCTATGAATTTTATTGGTGTTGCCGGCCTGCTTTCTCTTACATTGCCAactttctttcgtttttttcacGACAAGGCTATATATGCTTTTCACTTCACCGTTGCATTTGCTGCATAAATAAAGCTTGCTCCAACCTGATGGGCTTGAACTAATCCGAATTTCTTTTGGTCTTTCCCTTGAGATTGTCCTTTTTTGTGCCTATGAATTTTATTGGTGTTGCCGGCCTGCTTTCTCTTACATTGCCAactttctttcgtttttttcacGACAAGGCTATTCATACCTCATCCTATTTGGTTCTCAGCTTGCATATTAGTTTGGACTTCAGTACCAGCTTAGGGAATTTCAATTATCTTCATGCTAATATCTATGGTGGTGGAGAAAAATTGTCTATACATATCCATGAACACAATAGAATAGGAATAGTACTATGAAAGAGCATAATGTGAGATTTAAGACTTCATCTGGTGGAGAAAAGTGACCATACTTCAAGTATATATATGATGATTGATGAACCATAAAGTCTGCAACTACTAGTCATGTCATCTTGCGATATTGCacattttgatgttaaaagGATGAACTTGTACATTAAAAGATTACTGCCTTGTTCTTGggatatcttctttttggttgaACTTTCCTAGTTAGGCTTTCAATGTGATGCTTACAGTTTTAGACTGACATTAGGAGTATCATCTGCTTTTGCTGAATTTTCCGGCCACCCTTGTCCACCATCCCACTTTTTGATTTTCAGATTGGCCTATgcttatatataatatagctgCACTCACATGGTTGCTTTTTTTATTGTAGGAGTTTGAACCTTTAATACGGAAGCCTTATTCAATTGTATACTTGCATTCTGCAACTTCTTTACAGCTGTGAGTATGTTTTACCATAGTCTAAGAAGGGTAAATTCATCATGAAAGTCTTTATGTTCTATCATTTTTATAGGCCTTGATTGTCCATTTTCTCGATGACCTTTTATTTCTTGGAATGTTAAAATGTAGTCCTAATCTTTCCTCTTTTATGGACACTAATTTGCTGTATGCATCTCTAAAACAACTTAttacccttcaacttcaataggGTTGGGGAAGTTCCAACGTGCAAGGGGATCGTCTGTCCCAACAGGTTAATGATTTCCATTCTTTGTCTTCTACTATTTTGCTTCGCCTTCATTTATCAAGAGAAAAAGTGCAATAATGTACTTAACTAGCCAACATATTGAGGCTGGTACCTAAGTGGCAGGATATGGGCAAAATTTATATTCTGGAAGAACCGTGAAACGGCTGTTGCTTGATTTATCTCAAGCCTTTATAGACCATCTATAGGTTAAGCGTGTCCATTAGGGACCTTGATGAATGGAATTCAAAGTTATGCATCTGGTAGTGAAAACATCTGTGTTTTCATCAGCCTATGTCTGGAGACTTTCATGACTAAGACTATTTGCAGGGTCATTGTAGTCAGGGTTTCATTGAAAAAGTTATTGTTGATAGTCTTATTCCAAAATCTAGTTTGAGTTTTTCCTCGGATAATAAGAAGCGTTCAATTTGTGAACTCTGCAAAAgtattgttctttcttttcatgttatCAGTAAAAAGGCTTCCAAGCCATTTGAAATCATATGTTCTGATGTTTGGAGGCCTGCACATGTTCCCTCTTTATCTGGGAGTTGATACTATGTTATGTTCATTTACACTTATTCTCCCTATACTTGGATGTATTTCTTGAAGCATAAGCTTGAGGTGTTCCAAATTCTGTGTGATTTTTACTTATGGTCAATACCAAATTTTCTTGTAATGTCTTGCACTTACAATTTTGCATACAGCTTCTTGGCATCAGAAACAATTTATGAGTTACAGTTTTAGCCCTAAAAGTTCTTGAACCCTattatgtttgtgtgtgtatattgtTAAGACACTACATcagaatttgaaaataataatacatataaGAAGTATATGACTTAGTCTTGCTCATGTTTCGAATCAGATAGAAAATGGATGTCCGATGGTTACAAAATTCGCAGTCAAATTAGGAGGCTAAAATAGTCCAAGACCCAGTAAGACTGGGATATTATGGTCTTTGGTCATTGGCAAACTTGGAATTTTCAGCCATGACAGGGTAGATTAGTAATTAGTAATTAGCTAATCGATATTAAATTGTTTTAATCATGATTAAGTTTAGCTAATGATAGTTTAAGAGCTTAAACACTCAATTAATGACAGATTAGAGCTCTTAAGCTAGGATTAGACACTAAGCTAAACTGGAActaaaattaataatttaaatctAATTAATTGAATAAACCTCCTCAAGATAGATTAATATTAATTATGATATAATaagtaatataaaaataataaattttggcTGTAAATAGGGGTTGCCACCTCCTTTGGAATGCAAcgtgagggagaagaggaagagagagaagagaaagagaggagaggaaaaagagggaggacaggaggaagaaagagggaggagaggagaaaaaaaagaggaggagaaagagagagaagagagctaAAGTGTTTGTTGGTGACGGAACTTTGGTGAATCCTTACTCTCGCAAGTTGTGATCACCTAGAGCGTAGACTTTGCTAAGATATCAGGTATAATGAAAGTTATTGCAATTTTTTCGATTACATGTAGAGTTTTAGATTGTTTACCatagaaattttaatttcttctcTTAGGCTGCACTTTGCAGCTATTCTTCACGATGTTGATGGATTGGAATCCAGAAAATTAGAGGTGGTAGTGGAGATGCTGTTGAATTTTCGTCAGAAACCTTGAACCCCCTCGTTTTGTGTGTAGCACATACGAGCAACAAACGGCCTGTGCCATTAGTGTTTGCGCAGCTTAATTGTCTAGGCTACGTCGAACTGTCCATCGGTTTGTTGTATCGTAAAACTTGGCAGTGGGTTAGGCTATGGCGTGGGACCCAGCTAGCCTTGATCGGCCATGATTACTAGTACATCTTGGTTTACTACGAGTCAATTTTGGTTTGATAACCTTGGCCGTACCTAGAGTCGAGATAAAGCCAGGTGGGCAATTGACTACACGAAGGTTTAGTTAAgattttatgttaataataCAAAATTAGATTAATCACGTATTTTATAGAGTGCTTAGACTAGCAAAGTTGAGATTTAGTAGGCTTTAACTAATTTGCACGTTTAAGCAAATGGCTTAAGTTAATGaacttcagtttgattctttgaaTACATGTTTATGCATGCATGCCTGTTATTTAGTTGTATTTGTTTTTGGAAGTACGTGCCACACTCAAATAGGAAACTTGAGTTGTGTTGGTGATACATGCTTGATATCGAGTTCCAAGAGTGAATTGTTTAATGATAAACCTATGCTTTAGTTTTGAGATAAGCATATTTGATAATACAAGTCGGGTAATGATGATAGATGTGGAAGTACGTTCATGCATTGAATTGATTGATCATGCTGGTTGTTTATTTACTTTACGCAAATGTTTGCTCGTGGCCTGAGTTATCATTATGATGTGCGCAACCGCCGAGTTGATGTTTTAAGGGGAAAGTCCAAGAGCAGCCCAGTATACCGGAAATGAAAAGTCCGAGATGGGCACATGTTGCGACTATAAAGAGTCAAACTCAACTGTAAAACATGAAAGGGACCAGGTTGGGTGGCACAGTGGTCCGGGGACCCATGAGCGGAACCTTCCCTGAATGCAGGGATTGATAAAGTGCTCCTTCACTGAGCTACTTAGAGTTAGAGGAGCCCATCCCATTGTGAGGCAATGAGTGTGGAATGTAGCTACTGAAGTAATGCAGTTGAACTTAACAAAATGTGAGTCATGGCAGTAGTTACCCCAAATTATGTCAATACTCAATATTCTCAGTGACTCAGTGTTTGGGACCGTAAGCTGTGCAACGGTCTGCCCTAAATGCACCAACAAGCTGGTTGGCATCATGTGATCTTACTTAGGCAGGTGCGTGTGTATGCATCATAAAAACTCATGAGATTCTgaattgtttgtttatttatttatttatttatttatctgcTTTCTTTATTGTTACCGATGTGATTGGTTTTCATGTGGTTCGTTGGAATGCCGAAGAAATCGGTAAACCAAACTTAGTGAATCTTTTGAATTACGACTCACTAGTGCTGGAGTGAGCTTGCTTCCAGTACTCACTCATGATTATTTTAACAATCAATACAATACGTAAACTTAACATTCAAGTGATATATCAGAAATCTTGCTATGATTTTCATTTGTACTCTGTAACAGTATCAGAAGTAGAGGGGCTGAAGGCAGAGAAATAAAAGGAGCACAGATAGAGGGAGGAAAAGAGGCCAGGGACAAGGAAGATTAACACCAActgaaaaataaggaaaaaatggagaaagggagaaaaagatgACAACTCACGCTATTGCGGTCTGGAAGGGCAGAATATATACATGGCCAGACCTTTTGGGAAACCAGGAAATCGGGCCCTGGTCTGATACCATATTATCGTTGGCCAGTCTTTGGGCAGATAATACAAAGGAGAGAAGTTATGGAAGTAACGACTCCAATGTGTCTCATGacctaatttctttttttttatatgacaACATACAAACATCAATAAGAACCCAAGAAATTACTCAATATTACAAGACACTTGcaagatatatatgtaaaacgCATACCAAAAGAAGTAAATGCCTAGTATGCCTGGGTCTACACCTAATCCAAATAATATGCTACCTGTGCTGCCTTTCAACAGTCCACACCAGCAcacatacctatgtgacataggcttGGGTAGCTAAAGGCTTGCAATCCTTCATGCCCACTCCACTCAAAGCATCAACTATGTTTTTGTGCTGGTTGTCATTTAATCTTCTGTTCTgacaacttcaattccaaggaAACAACACAAGTTTCCAAGATTCTTCAACTTAAATCTCTTGCCCAGAAATGCCTTTGCCTAATTTATGTGATCCTCTGAACTACCTCCGATAAGAATATTTTCGGTATATATCAACAAAAAGGTAGTAGTGATTGATTGTAGAGGATCAAGGAATGTTCGAGAAGATCtatgaaaaccatgtttttggATCTTAAAGGAGAAATTATTAAACATTGACTGTGAAGCTTGCTTCAGTTCATATATTGCTTTCTTTAATCTACACGTGTGACCTCTTGAGTTTCCTTCCTTGTGTGAAGCGAGTTGCTCCATGTAGACTTCCTCTTTCATAACTTCATGCAAGAACgtattcttgacatcaagttgacTAAGTGACCATTGATGTTCAACAGTAAAGACTAGAGTAACCAgaacaatttttattttcataactagactgaatgtctcatcataatcttggCTAGCTTGCTAAGTAAATCTTCTTCCAACAAGTCATGCCTTACATCTTTCAATTGTCTCATCAGGTTTATATTCTATTTTGTACACCTGCTTGCATCCTATAACATTCTTATTAGGTGGTTGCTACAAGATCTCCAGCGTGCCATATTCATGGAAAGCTTTTATCTCATCATTCATGGTTTCAATCTACTTTCTAGAACTTGCAACCTGGTGGAAGTGATAAGTTCATCTTCCTTGGCTAAAGCAAGCATAAACACTTGAAAATCCATGGAGAAAGTGTCATAATTTAGCCATCATTCAATTGGATTATAAGATCAAGAAAAAAGATCTAATTTCGGGTA harbors:
- the LOC126410229 gene encoding uncharacterized protein LOC126410229, which codes for MEIIEEVGKENVVQLITDNAPVCRAAGIIAIEKKYPHIFWTSCAVHSLNLALKSICNPPSKEQDPHAYELCSWIEDLEKDVRNIRNFIVNHQHALSSYNKHSDLKLLRVAETRFASLIVMVKRIKRVKSALISMVTDDDWSFYRADDDDKAQAIKGMILEDKWWDQIFYFLAFTEPIWEMLRVLDCDNSTLHCVYEMWDTMIEKIQEVIFKHEKKSIALEDSAFFYHVHRILIARWDKSSNPLQCMAHTLNPKYYGKKWLTGGVGRTPPHLDLELSTNRVACINRIFIDVHQNRRANDEFERFSTGIGEDVGATVDKDNYPSLSWWIKHGTAYPTLQYLAFRLLVQPATSSCCERNWSTYSQIHTIKRNNLTSKRAENLVYVHSNLRLLSRNKEEYREGETKYWDVNVEDFNLEQENELEVVNSRFEEPCIPSTSSIVEEEEIGENDDLGIDDD
- the LOC126410230 gene encoding uncharacterized protein LOC126410230, with amino-acid sequence MRPDLWWNRYGFDCPNLARFAVKVLSQTCSASGCERNWSVFQHIHSKKRNRLEHKRLNDLVFVRYNMRLKQRELEKSLARKHTSQFDPISLENFDDLEPWIEEEPATIFDDEDLECFNLEAEATEGFVDEGESATAGAGAEYVGEDLPILDDEEEEEDEDEDYE